The Physeter macrocephalus isolate SW-GA chromosome 13, ASM283717v5, whole genome shotgun sequence genome window below encodes:
- the LOC114487433 gene encoding spectrin alpha chain, non-erythrocytic 1 isoform X1, with translation MLSSFRKRRVQKMDPSGVKVLETAEDIQERRQQVLDRYHRFKELSTLRRQKLEDSYRFQFFQRDAEELEKWIQEKLQIASDENYKDPTNLQGKLQKHQAFEAEVQANSGAIVKLDETGNLMISEGHFASETIRTRLMELHRQWELLLEKMREKGIKLLQAQKLVQFLRECEDVMDWINDKEAIVTSEELGQDLEHVEVLQKKFEEFQTDMAAHEERVNEVNQFAAKLIQEQHPEEELIKTKQDEVNAAWQRLKGLALQRQGKLFGAAEVQRFNRDVDETISWIKEKEQLMASDDFGRDLASVQALLRKHEGLERDLAALEDKVKALCAEADRLQQSHPLSATQIQVKREELVANWEQIRTLAAERHARLNDSYRLQRFLADFRDLTSWVTEMKALINADELANDVAGAEALLDRHQEHKGEIDAHEDSFKSADESGQALLAAGHYASDEVREKLTILSEERAALLELWELRRQQYEQCMDLQLFYRDTEQVDNWMSKQEAFLLNEDLGDSLDSVEALLKKHEDFEKSLSAQEEKITALDEFATKLIQNNHYAMEDVATRRDALLSRRNALHERAMYRRAQLADSFHLQQFFRDSDELKSWVNEKMKTATDEAYKDPSNLQGKVQKHQAFEAELSANQSRIDALEKAGQKLIDVNHYAKDEVAARMNEVISLWKKLLEATELKGIKLREANQQQQFNRNVEDIELWLYEVEGHLASDDYGKDLTNVQNLQKKHALLEADVAAHQDRIDGITIQARQFQDAGHFDAENIKKKQEALVARYEALKEPMIARKQKLADSLRLQQLFRDVEDEETWIREKEPIAASTNRGKDLIGVQNLLKKHQALQAEIAGHEPRIKAVTQKGNAMVDEGHFAAEDVKAKLHELNQKWESLKSKASQRRQDLEDSLQAQQYFADANEAESWMREKEPIVGSTDYGKDEDSAEALLKKHEALMSDLSAYGSSIQALREQAQSCRQQVAPMDDETGKELVLALYDYQEKSPREVTMKKGDILTLLNSTNKDWWKVEVNDRQGFVPAAYVKKLDPAQSASRENLLEEQGSIALRQEQIDNQTRITKEAGSVSLRMKQVEEL, from the exons ATGTTGTCATCGTTTCGTAAACGCAGAGTCCAG AAAATGGACCCAAGCGGGGTCAAAGTGCTGGAGACAGCAGAGGACATCCAGGAGAGGAGGCAGCAGGTCCTGGACAGATACCACCGCTTCAAGGAGCTTTCGACGCTTAGGCGCCAGAAGCTTGAAGATTCTTACCGATTCCAGTTTTTCCAAAGAGATGCTGAGGAGCTGGAGAAATGGATTCAGGAGAAACTTCAGATTGCATCTGATGAGAACTATAAAGACCCAACCAACCTGCAG GGCAAGCTGCAGAAGCATCAAGCCTTCGAAGCTGAGGTGCAGGCCAACTCGGGAGCCATCGTGAAGCTGGATGAAACTGGCAACCTCATGATCTCAGAAGGGCACTTTGCATCTGAAACCATCAGG ACTCGTTTGATGGAGCTGCACCGCCAATGGGAGTTACTTCTGGAGAAGATGCGGGAGAAAGGAATCAAGCTGCTGCAGGCCCAGAAGCTGGTGCAGTTCTTACGAGAATGTGAGGACGTGATGGACTGGATCAACGACAAG GAAGCAATTGTGACTTCTGAGGAGCTGGGCCAGGACCTGGAGCATGTGGAGGTTTTACAGAAGAAATTTGAAGAGTTTCAAACAGACATGGCTGCCCACGAAGAAAGAGTTAATGAAGTGAACCAGTTTGCCGCCAAGCTCATTCAG GAGCAGCACCCCGAGGAGGAGCTCATCAAGACGAAGCAGGATGAGGTGAACGCAGCCTGGCAGCGGCTGAAGGGACTGGCCCTCCAGAGGCAGGGGAAGCTGTTCGGGGCAGCCGAGGTTCAGCGCTTTAACAG GGATGTGGACGAGACCATCAGCTGGATTAAGGAGAAGGAACAGTTGATGGCCTCTGATGACTTTGGCCGGGACCTGGCCAGCGTCCAGGCTCTGCTTCGGAAACACGAGGGTTTGGAGAGAGATCTCGCTGCGTTGGAGGACAAG GTCAAAGCCCTGTGCGCCGAGGCCGACCGCCTGCAGCAGTCCCACCCTCTGAGCGCCACCCAGATCCAAGTGAAGCGGGAGGAGCTGGTCGCCAACTGGGAGCAGATCCGCACCCTGGCCGCAGAGAGACACGCACGTCTCAACGATTCCTACAG GCTTCAGCGCTTCCTTGCCGACTTCAGAGACCTTACCAGCTGGGTCACTGAGATGAAAGCCCTCATCAATGCAGATGAACTTGCCAACGATGTGGCTGGAGCCGAAGCCCTGCTGGATAGGCATCAGGAGCACAAG gGTGAAATTGACGCTCATGAAGATAGCTTTAAATCTGCAGATGAGTCTGGACAGGCCCTGCTTGCTGCTGGTCATTATGCCTCAGATGAAGTGAGGGAGAAG ctgACCATCCTCTCCGAGGAGCGGGCCGCGCTGCTGGAGCTGTGGGAGCTGCGGCGGCAACAGTACGAGCAGTGCATGGACCTGCAGCTCTTCTACCGCGACACTGAGCAGGTGGACAACTGGATGAGCAAACAGGAG GCGTTCCTGTTGAATGAAGACCTGGGAGATTCCTTGGATAGCGTGGAAGCGCTTCTCAAGAAGCATGAGGACTTCGAGAAATCGCTCAGTGCCCAGGAGGAGAAGATTACA GCCTTAGACGAGTTTGCCACCAAGCTAATTCAGAACAACCACTATGCAATGGAAGATGTGGCTACTCGCCGAGATGCG CTGTTGAGCCGCCGCAACGCCCTTCACGAGAGAGCCATGTATCGCCGGGCCCAGCTGGCTGATTCCTTCCACTTGCAGCAGTTTTTCCGTGACTCTGATGAGCTCAAGAGTTGGGTCAATGAGAAGATGAAAACCGCCACAGACGAAGCTTATAAA GACCCATCCAACCTGCAAGGGAAAGTACAGAAGCATCAGGCTTTTGAGGCTGAGCTCTCGGCAAACCAGAGCCGCATTGACGCCCTGGAGAAAGCCGGGCAAAAGCTGATTGACGTCAACCACTATGCCAAGGACGAGGTGGCAGCTCGAATGAATGAGGTCATCAGTTTGTGGAAGAAACTGCTGGAGGCCACGGAACTGAAAG GAATAAAGCTCCGTGAGGCTAACCAGCAGCAGCAGTTTAATCGCAACGTTGAGGACATCGAACTGTGGCTGTACGAAGTGGAAGGTCACCTGGCTTCGGACGATTACGGCAAAGACCTTACCAATGTCCAGAACCTCCAGAAGAAGCACGCCCTGCTGGAGGCCGACGTGGCAGCACACCAG GATCGAATCGATGGCATCACCATCCAGGCCCGCCAGTTCCAGGATGCTGGCCACTTTGATGCTGAAAACATCAAGAAGAAGCAGGAAGCCCTGGTGGCTCGCTATGAGGCTCTCAAGGAGCCCATGATTGCCCGGAAGCAGAAGCTGGCTGATTCTCTGCGTTTGCAGCAGCTCTTCCGTGATGTCGAGGATGAGGAGACATGGATTCGAGAGAAAGAACCCATTGCTGCATCCACCAACAGAG GCAAAGATTTAATTGGAGTCCAGAATCTGCTAAAGAAACACCAAGCCCTACAAGCAGAGATTGCCGGACACGAGCCCCGCATCAAAGCAGTTACACAGAAGGGGAACGCCATGGTGGATGAAG GCCATTTTGCTGCAGAGGACGTGAAGGCCAAGCTCCACGAGCTGAACCAGAAGTGGGAGTCGCTGAAATCCAAGGCCTCCCAGCGGCGGCAGGACCTGGAGGACTCGCTGCAGGCCCAGCAGTACTTCGCCGACGCCAACGAGGCCGAGTCGTGGATGCGGGAGAAGGAGCCCATCGTAGGCAGCACCGACTATGGGAAGGACGAGGACTCGGCCGAG GCTCTGCTAAAGAAACACGAGGCTTTGATGTCGGATCTCAGCGCTTACGGCAGCAGCATCCAGGCTCTGCGAGAGCAGGCCCAGTCGTGCCGG CAACAAGTGGCCCCCATGGATGACGAGACCGGGAAGGAGCTGGTCTTGGCGCTCTACGATTATCAGGAGAAGAGCCCTCGAGAGGTCACCATGAAGAAAGGGGACATCCTCACCTTGCTCAACAGCACCAACAAG
- the LOC114487433 gene encoding spectrin alpha chain, non-erythrocytic 1 isoform X2 — translation MDPSGVKVLETAEDIQERRQQVLDRYHRFKELSTLRRQKLEDSYRFQFFQRDAEELEKWIQEKLQIASDENYKDPTNLQGKLQKHQAFEAEVQANSGAIVKLDETGNLMISEGHFASETIRTRLMELHRQWELLLEKMREKGIKLLQAQKLVQFLRECEDVMDWINDKEAIVTSEELGQDLEHVEVLQKKFEEFQTDMAAHEERVNEVNQFAAKLIQEQHPEEELIKTKQDEVNAAWQRLKGLALQRQGKLFGAAEVQRFNRDVDETISWIKEKEQLMASDDFGRDLASVQALLRKHEGLERDLAALEDKVKALCAEADRLQQSHPLSATQIQVKREELVANWEQIRTLAAERHARLNDSYRLQRFLADFRDLTSWVTEMKALINADELANDVAGAEALLDRHQEHKGEIDAHEDSFKSADESGQALLAAGHYASDEVREKLTILSEERAALLELWELRRQQYEQCMDLQLFYRDTEQVDNWMSKQEAFLLNEDLGDSLDSVEALLKKHEDFEKSLSAQEEKITALDEFATKLIQNNHYAMEDVATRRDALLSRRNALHERAMYRRAQLADSFHLQQFFRDSDELKSWVNEKMKTATDEAYKDPSNLQGKVQKHQAFEAELSANQSRIDALEKAGQKLIDVNHYAKDEVAARMNEVISLWKKLLEATELKGIKLREANQQQQFNRNVEDIELWLYEVEGHLASDDYGKDLTNVQNLQKKHALLEADVAAHQDRIDGITIQARQFQDAGHFDAENIKKKQEALVARYEALKEPMIARKQKLADSLRLQQLFRDVEDEETWIREKEPIAASTNRGKDLIGVQNLLKKHQALQAEIAGHEPRIKAVTQKGNAMVDEGHFAAEDVKAKLHELNQKWESLKSKASQRRQDLEDSLQAQQYFADANEAESWMREKEPIVGSTDYGKDEDSAEALLKKHEALMSDLSAYGSSIQALREQAQSCRQQVAPMDDETGKELVLALYDYQEKSPREVTMKKGDILTLLNSTNKDWWKVEVNDRQGFVPAAYVKKLDPAQSASRENLLEEQGSIALRQEQIDNQTRITKEAGSVSLRMKQVEEL, via the exons ATGGACCCAAGCGGGGTCAAAGTGCTGGAGACAGCAGAGGACATCCAGGAGAGGAGGCAGCAGGTCCTGGACAGATACCACCGCTTCAAGGAGCTTTCGACGCTTAGGCGCCAGAAGCTTGAAGATTCTTACCGATTCCAGTTTTTCCAAAGAGATGCTGAGGAGCTGGAGAAATGGATTCAGGAGAAACTTCAGATTGCATCTGATGAGAACTATAAAGACCCAACCAACCTGCAG GGCAAGCTGCAGAAGCATCAAGCCTTCGAAGCTGAGGTGCAGGCCAACTCGGGAGCCATCGTGAAGCTGGATGAAACTGGCAACCTCATGATCTCAGAAGGGCACTTTGCATCTGAAACCATCAGG ACTCGTTTGATGGAGCTGCACCGCCAATGGGAGTTACTTCTGGAGAAGATGCGGGAGAAAGGAATCAAGCTGCTGCAGGCCCAGAAGCTGGTGCAGTTCTTACGAGAATGTGAGGACGTGATGGACTGGATCAACGACAAG GAAGCAATTGTGACTTCTGAGGAGCTGGGCCAGGACCTGGAGCATGTGGAGGTTTTACAGAAGAAATTTGAAGAGTTTCAAACAGACATGGCTGCCCACGAAGAAAGAGTTAATGAAGTGAACCAGTTTGCCGCCAAGCTCATTCAG GAGCAGCACCCCGAGGAGGAGCTCATCAAGACGAAGCAGGATGAGGTGAACGCAGCCTGGCAGCGGCTGAAGGGACTGGCCCTCCAGAGGCAGGGGAAGCTGTTCGGGGCAGCCGAGGTTCAGCGCTTTAACAG GGATGTGGACGAGACCATCAGCTGGATTAAGGAGAAGGAACAGTTGATGGCCTCTGATGACTTTGGCCGGGACCTGGCCAGCGTCCAGGCTCTGCTTCGGAAACACGAGGGTTTGGAGAGAGATCTCGCTGCGTTGGAGGACAAG GTCAAAGCCCTGTGCGCCGAGGCCGACCGCCTGCAGCAGTCCCACCCTCTGAGCGCCACCCAGATCCAAGTGAAGCGGGAGGAGCTGGTCGCCAACTGGGAGCAGATCCGCACCCTGGCCGCAGAGAGACACGCACGTCTCAACGATTCCTACAG GCTTCAGCGCTTCCTTGCCGACTTCAGAGACCTTACCAGCTGGGTCACTGAGATGAAAGCCCTCATCAATGCAGATGAACTTGCCAACGATGTGGCTGGAGCCGAAGCCCTGCTGGATAGGCATCAGGAGCACAAG gGTGAAATTGACGCTCATGAAGATAGCTTTAAATCTGCAGATGAGTCTGGACAGGCCCTGCTTGCTGCTGGTCATTATGCCTCAGATGAAGTGAGGGAGAAG ctgACCATCCTCTCCGAGGAGCGGGCCGCGCTGCTGGAGCTGTGGGAGCTGCGGCGGCAACAGTACGAGCAGTGCATGGACCTGCAGCTCTTCTACCGCGACACTGAGCAGGTGGACAACTGGATGAGCAAACAGGAG GCGTTCCTGTTGAATGAAGACCTGGGAGATTCCTTGGATAGCGTGGAAGCGCTTCTCAAGAAGCATGAGGACTTCGAGAAATCGCTCAGTGCCCAGGAGGAGAAGATTACA GCCTTAGACGAGTTTGCCACCAAGCTAATTCAGAACAACCACTATGCAATGGAAGATGTGGCTACTCGCCGAGATGCG CTGTTGAGCCGCCGCAACGCCCTTCACGAGAGAGCCATGTATCGCCGGGCCCAGCTGGCTGATTCCTTCCACTTGCAGCAGTTTTTCCGTGACTCTGATGAGCTCAAGAGTTGGGTCAATGAGAAGATGAAAACCGCCACAGACGAAGCTTATAAA GACCCATCCAACCTGCAAGGGAAAGTACAGAAGCATCAGGCTTTTGAGGCTGAGCTCTCGGCAAACCAGAGCCGCATTGACGCCCTGGAGAAAGCCGGGCAAAAGCTGATTGACGTCAACCACTATGCCAAGGACGAGGTGGCAGCTCGAATGAATGAGGTCATCAGTTTGTGGAAGAAACTGCTGGAGGCCACGGAACTGAAAG GAATAAAGCTCCGTGAGGCTAACCAGCAGCAGCAGTTTAATCGCAACGTTGAGGACATCGAACTGTGGCTGTACGAAGTGGAAGGTCACCTGGCTTCGGACGATTACGGCAAAGACCTTACCAATGTCCAGAACCTCCAGAAGAAGCACGCCCTGCTGGAGGCCGACGTGGCAGCACACCAG GATCGAATCGATGGCATCACCATCCAGGCCCGCCAGTTCCAGGATGCTGGCCACTTTGATGCTGAAAACATCAAGAAGAAGCAGGAAGCCCTGGTGGCTCGCTATGAGGCTCTCAAGGAGCCCATGATTGCCCGGAAGCAGAAGCTGGCTGATTCTCTGCGTTTGCAGCAGCTCTTCCGTGATGTCGAGGATGAGGAGACATGGATTCGAGAGAAAGAACCCATTGCTGCATCCACCAACAGAG GCAAAGATTTAATTGGAGTCCAGAATCTGCTAAAGAAACACCAAGCCCTACAAGCAGAGATTGCCGGACACGAGCCCCGCATCAAAGCAGTTACACAGAAGGGGAACGCCATGGTGGATGAAG GCCATTTTGCTGCAGAGGACGTGAAGGCCAAGCTCCACGAGCTGAACCAGAAGTGGGAGTCGCTGAAATCCAAGGCCTCCCAGCGGCGGCAGGACCTGGAGGACTCGCTGCAGGCCCAGCAGTACTTCGCCGACGCCAACGAGGCCGAGTCGTGGATGCGGGAGAAGGAGCCCATCGTAGGCAGCACCGACTATGGGAAGGACGAGGACTCGGCCGAG GCTCTGCTAAAGAAACACGAGGCTTTGATGTCGGATCTCAGCGCTTACGGCAGCAGCATCCAGGCTCTGCGAGAGCAGGCCCAGTCGTGCCGG CAACAAGTGGCCCCCATGGATGACGAGACCGGGAAGGAGCTGGTCTTGGCGCTCTACGATTATCAGGAGAAGAGCCCTCGAGAGGTCACCATGAAGAAAGGGGACATCCTCACCTTGCTCAACAGCACCAACAAG